A genomic stretch from Rhodobacterales bacterium HKCCA1288 includes:
- a CDS encoding type 1 glutamine amidotransferase, with product MIIGILQTGHMPDELKPDFTDYARLFAQLLDGQDFEFRVYNVVDMEFPTGLFDADGWLITGSRHGVYEDHPFIPPLEALIRDIHAARIPLIGVCFGHQIIAQALGGRVEKFSGGWCVGRQEYHLKDGRKLHLNAWHQDQVITPCEGAETLASNEFCAHAMLSYGGHTFTVQAHPEFGADVIAGLIAHRGQGIVPDPLLQRAKAELSAPTDNGILAEQMASLFKSAKVPA from the coding sequence ATGATCATTGGCATTTTACAAACAGGCCATATGCCTGATGAATTAAAACCTGATTTCACCGATTACGCGCGGCTTTTTGCCCAGCTTTTGGACGGGCAAGATTTCGAATTCCGCGTCTATAACGTGGTCGATATGGAGTTTCCCACAGGCCTATTTGATGCCGATGGGTGGCTCATTACGGGCTCACGTCATGGGGTCTATGAGGATCATCCTTTTATCCCGCCGCTCGAGGCATTGATCCGCGACATCCACGCCGCGCGCATTCCGTTGATTGGGGTATGTTTCGGGCACCAAATCATCGCGCAGGCCCTTGGCGGGCGGGTTGAAAAATTTTCAGGCGGCTGGTGTGTCGGGCGGCAAGAATACCACCTCAAAGATGGCCGCAAATTGCATTTGAACGCATGGCATCAGGATCAGGTCATTACCCCCTGTGAGGGGGCGGAAACCCTTGCCTCGAATGAATTTTGCGCCCATGCGATGCTGTCTTACGGGGGGCATACCTTTACTGTGCAGGCCCATCCAGAATTCGGGGCTGATGTGATTGCGGGATTGATTGCGCATCGGGGTCAAGGGATTGTGCCCGACCCCCTCTTGCAGCGCGCCAAAGCCGAACTTTCAGCCCCCACCGATAACGGGATTTTGGCTGAACAGATGGCAAGCCTATTCAAAAGCGCCAAGGTGCCTGCATGA